The following are from one region of the Klebsiella aerogenes genome:
- a CDS encoding CTP synthase, with amino-acid sequence MNTPLRIALVGDYHPDVVAHKAIPLAIDDAAAVLEQPVSYDWLATSDITCADSLADYDAIWVVPASPYKNAEGAFIAIRYARENSIPFLGTCGGFQHAIIEYARNVMGWQDAAHAETDSQGRMVIAPLSCSLVEKTDAIELRANTLIARAYGRDSIEEGYHCNYGIAGDFAHELEQTALRVTGWDDNGEIRAVELTTHPFFVATLFQHERNALEGRPAPLVQAFLHAARQ; translated from the coding sequence ATGAACACCCCTTTGCGTATTGCCCTTGTCGGCGATTACCACCCTGATGTGGTAGCCCATAAAGCGATCCCGCTGGCGATTGATGACGCCGCCGCGGTGCTGGAACAGCCGGTGAGCTATGACTGGTTAGCCACCAGCGATATTACCTGTGCCGACTCGCTCGCCGATTACGACGCCATCTGGGTGGTCCCCGCCAGCCCGTATAAAAATGCCGAGGGCGCCTTTATCGCCATCCGTTACGCCCGTGAAAACAGCATCCCGTTTCTCGGCACCTGCGGCGGCTTCCAGCACGCGATTATCGAATACGCTCGCAACGTGATGGGCTGGCAGGACGCGGCGCATGCGGAAACCGATAGCCAGGGGCGCATGGTTATCGCCCCGCTGAGCTGTTCGCTGGTGGAAAAGACGGACGCTATCGAATTGCGCGCCAATACGTTGATTGCCCGCGCCTACGGTCGCGACAGTATCGAAGAGGGGTACCATTGTAACTACGGTATCGCCGGGGACTTTGCCCATGAACTGGAGCAGACCGCGCTGCGGGTGACCGGCTGGGACGATAACGGCGAGATCCGCGCCGTGGAGTTAACGACTCATCCGTTCTTCGTCGCTACGCTGTTCCAGCACGAACGCAATGCCCTTGAAGGGCGTCCGGCGCCGCTGGTACAGGCTTTCCTGCACGCCGCGCGGCAATAA
- a CDS encoding DUF333 domain-containing protein, with protein sequence MKWILMMLPLALAGCAQSQQPDAPPPPNSIGMANPAAVYCDQKGGKQVPVQTPQGVRTDCKLPNGETLDEWELWRRDHPAKQ encoded by the coding sequence ATGAAGTGGATTTTGATGATGCTACCGCTGGCGTTAGCGGGCTGCGCGCAGTCGCAACAGCCCGATGCGCCGCCGCCGCCAAATTCGATTGGCATGGCGAATCCGGCTGCCGTCTACTGCGATCAGAAAGGCGGCAAGCAGGTACCGGTTCAAACCCCACAGGGCGTGCGTACCGACTGTAAGCTTCCCAACGGCGAAACGCTGGATGAATGGGAACTGTGGCGGCGCGATCACCCGGCAAAGCAATAA
- the tonB gene encoding TonB system transport protein TonB: MSAMTLDLPRRFPWPTLLSVAIHGAVVAGLLYTSVHQVIEKPSPAQPIEITMVAPADLEPPQAAQPVVEPVVEPEPEPEPEVVPEPPKEAPVVIHKPEPKPKPKPKPKPKPEKKVETKREVKPAESRPASPFENNNTAPARTAPSASTATAKPTTVAAPGGPKALKRGDPAYPTRAQALRIEGDVSVKFDVTADGRVDNIQIISAKPANMFERDVKTAMRKWRYEPGRPGTGLTMNIQFRLNGVKIQ; encoded by the coding sequence ATGAGCGCAATGACCCTTGATTTACCTCGCCGCTTTCCGTGGCCAACGCTGCTGTCCGTGGCTATCCACGGTGCCGTTGTAGCGGGGCTGCTTTATACCTCGGTACATCAGGTTATTGAAAAACCTTCGCCCGCGCAGCCCATCGAAATCACGATGGTGGCGCCAGCAGATTTAGAGCCGCCGCAGGCGGCACAGCCGGTCGTTGAACCTGTCGTCGAGCCAGAGCCAGAGCCGGAGCCTGAAGTGGTGCCGGAGCCACCGAAAGAGGCACCGGTGGTGATCCATAAACCTGAACCGAAACCTAAGCCCAAGCCGAAACCGAAGCCGAAACCGGAGAAAAAGGTTGAGACGAAACGTGAGGTGAAACCTGCGGAGTCGCGTCCGGCATCGCCGTTTGAAAACAACAATACGGCGCCTGCGCGTACCGCGCCAAGTGCCTCCACTGCGACGGCGAAACCCACGACGGTAGCGGCGCCAGGTGGCCCGAAGGCGCTGAAACGCGGCGATCCCGCTTATCCGACTCGCGCTCAGGCGCTGCGTATTGAAGGTGATGTGAGTGTGAAATTCGACGTCACTGCCGATGGGCGCGTGGATAACATCCAGATTATTTCTGCGAAACCAGCCAATATGTTTGAGCGCGACGTGAAAACGGCGATGCGTAAATGGCGCTACGAGCCAGGCAGACCTGGCACGGGCCTGACGATGAATATCCAGTTCCGTTTAAACGGGGTAAAAATCCAATAG
- a CDS encoding DUF488 domain-containing protein — translation MIQCKRVYDPAEASDGYRVLVDRLWPRGIKKEDLHYDEWCKTLTPSADLRKALHGDVIDFAHFRQQYRDELETHRDEGLRLARLSRQQPLTLLYAAKDTQQNHALVLAEWLENLT, via the coding sequence ATGATTCAATGCAAACGCGTCTATGATCCTGCTGAGGCCAGTGATGGCTATCGCGTGTTGGTTGACCGCCTGTGGCCACGCGGGATTAAAAAAGAGGATTTACATTACGATGAATGGTGTAAAACGCTGACGCCTTCAGCTGATTTACGCAAAGCGCTACATGGCGATGTGATTGACTTCGCCCACTTCCGCCAGCAGTATCGCGACGAACTGGAAACCCATCGCGATGAAGGACTGCGCCTCGCCAGACTCTCCCGCCAGCAACCGTTAACGCTGCTCTATGCGGCGAAAGATACGCAACAAAATCACGCGCTGGTGCTGGCGGAGTGGTTAGAGAACTTAACCTAA
- a CDS encoding HD domain-containing protein, protein MRIALKSALMLVTRVIDAIHPRLNLHLLRTALISYKLSQALNLPAQQQKTIFLAALLHDIGLLGDKRRIDSLNTIDNLRDPHQHRGAEMLDGLDSFTLIRPIISDHHFNQQHKGNLEQHIVYFADGFERLLPAQGLVAPDHQQQLVSQFIAGYREIDPPLCDALSQLAQQPTFWRHMQAEHIQRLLEIVGPINDVYIDIDGLKDICLLIAKIVDTYSSFTASHSIMVGEISYALATYMSLPLLACRKIEIAGYLHDIGKIYIPLTILEKQGELNDDETQQIREHSYMTGEILRDFTDLAEIIDWAANHHEKLDGSGYPLNLDHRYLHLPDRIIAIADIFTALVEDRPYRPGMPYQEALQLIEVDVINGALDNGVYLVLRQHAQALHHLVTRTPLA, encoded by the coding sequence ATGCGTATTGCCTTAAAGTCGGCGCTGATGCTGGTGACTCGCGTCATTGACGCCATTCACCCAAGGCTGAATTTACACTTACTGCGAACCGCGCTAATAAGCTACAAATTGTCGCAGGCGCTGAATCTTCCCGCACAGCAGCAAAAAACGATCTTCTTAGCCGCGCTGCTGCATGATATCGGCTTACTCGGCGATAAACGGCGCATTGATTCACTAAACACTATCGATAACCTGCGCGATCCGCACCAGCATCGCGGTGCGGAGATGCTCGACGGTCTGGATTCCTTTACCCTTATTCGCCCCATCATCAGCGATCACCACTTCAACCAACAGCACAAAGGCAACCTTGAACAGCATATTGTCTACTTCGCCGACGGCTTCGAGCGCCTGCTCCCCGCGCAGGGCCTCGTCGCCCCGGACCACCAGCAACAGCTGGTATCGCAGTTTATCGCCGGGTACCGCGAAATCGATCCGCCGCTTTGCGACGCCCTGAGCCAGCTGGCGCAGCAACCTACTTTCTGGCGCCATATGCAGGCAGAGCATATCCAGCGACTACTGGAAATCGTCGGGCCGATTAACGACGTCTACATCGATATTGATGGTCTGAAAGATATTTGCCTGCTGATCGCCAAAATCGTCGATACCTATAGCAGTTTTACCGCCAGCCACAGCATTATGGTGGGCGAAATTTCTTATGCCCTTGCAACCTACATGAGTTTGCCGCTGCTGGCGTGCCGCAAAATCGAAATCGCCGGCTATTTGCATGATATTGGCAAAATCTATATTCCACTGACGATCCTCGAAAAACAGGGCGAACTCAACGACGATGAAACGCAGCAGATCCGCGAGCATAGCTACATGACTGGCGAAATACTGCGTGATTTTACCGATCTTGCGGAAATCATCGACTGGGCCGCCAACCACCACGAAAAGCTTGACGGCAGCGGCTACCCGCTCAATCTGGATCATCGCTATCTGCATCTGCCGGATCGAATCATTGCTATCGCAGACATTTTCACCGCCCTTGTCGAAGATCGCCCCTACCGCCCCGGTATGCCATATCAGGAAGCGTTACAACTTATCGAAGTAGATGTTATAAATGGCGCTCTGGATAACGGTGTGTATCTTGTTCTGCGCCAGCATGCCCAAGCGCTACACCATCTGGTGACCCGCACGCCGCTTGCCTGA
- a CDS encoding YciI family protein gives MLYVIYAEDIADSLEKRLSVRPAHLARLQLLHDEGRLLTAGPMPAVDSNEPGAAGFTGSTVIAEFESLEAAQSWANDDPYIAAGVYQNVSVKPYKKVF, from the coding sequence GTGCTTTACGTCATCTACGCAGAAGATATCGCCGATTCTCTGGAAAAACGCCTGTCGGTGCGCCCTGCCCACCTGGCGCGCCTACAACTCTTACATGATGAAGGTCGTCTGCTGACTGCCGGCCCCATGCCTGCAGTGGATAGCAACGAACCCGGCGCGGCTGGATTTACCGGTTCAACGGTTATCGCGGAATTTGAATCACTGGAAGCGGCACAGTCCTGGGCTAACGATGACCCGTATATCGCCGCCGGCGTCTATCAAAACGTCTCCGTGAAGCCTTACAAAAAAGTATTTTAA